Proteins from one Listeria innocua genomic window:
- the fabH gene encoding 3-oxoacyl-ACP synthase III FabH codes for MNAGILGVGKYVPEKILTNFDLEKMMETSDEWIRTRTGIEERRIARDDEYTHDLAYEAAKVAIENAGLTPDDIDLFIVATVTQEATFPSVANIIQDRLGAKNAAGMDVEAACAGFTFGVVTAAQFIKTGAYKNIVVVGADKLSKITNWDDRATAVLFGDGAGAVVMGPVSDDHGLLSFDLGSDGSGGKYLNLDENKKIYMNGREVFRFAVRQMGEASLRVLESAGLEKEDLDLLIPHQANIRIMEASRERLNLPEEKLMKTVHKYGNTSSSSIALALVDAVEEGRIKDNDNVLLVGFGGGLTWGALIIRWGK; via the coding sequence ATGAACGCAGGAATTTTAGGAGTAGGTAAATACGTACCTGAAAAAATATTAACAAACTTTGATTTAGAAAAAATGATGGAAACGTCTGATGAGTGGATTCGTACTCGTACTGGAATTGAAGAGAGAAGAATTGCTCGTGACGATGAGTATACACATGATTTAGCATATGAAGCAGCAAAAGTAGCAATTGAAAATGCTGGTCTTACTCCAGATGATATTGATTTGTTTATCGTTGCAACTGTGACACAAGAAGCAACATTTCCATCCGTTGCCAATATTATCCAAGATCGCTTAGGAGCAAAAAATGCTGCGGGAATGGATGTTGAAGCAGCGTGTGCTGGATTCACATTTGGGGTTGTTACTGCAGCTCAATTCATTAAAACTGGCGCGTATAAAAATATTGTTGTAGTTGGTGCAGATAAATTATCTAAAATTACTAACTGGGACGACCGCGCAACAGCAGTATTATTTGGTGATGGAGCAGGGGCAGTTGTTATGGGCCCTGTATCAGATGACCACGGTTTACTTTCCTTTGACTTGGGTTCGGACGGTTCTGGAGGTAAATACTTGAACTTAGACGAAAACAAAAAAATCTATATGAACGGACGTGAAGTGTTCCGTTTCGCAGTTCGTCAAATGGGTGAGGCTTCATTACGCGTACTAGAAAGTGCTGGACTTGAAAAAGAAGACTTAGATTTACTAATTCCGCACCAAGCTAATATTCGTATTATGGAAGCTTCTCGTGAACGTTTAAATCTTCCAGAAGAAAAACTAATGAAAACAGTTCATAAATACGGAAATACATCATCATCTTCTATTGCGCTTGCTTTAGTGGATGCAGTTGAAGAAGGTCGTATTAAAGATAATGATAACGTGTTACTTGTCGGCTTTGGTGGCGGCTTAACATGGGGCGCCCTAATCATTCGTTGGGGTAAATAA
- a CDS encoding YjzD family protein: MRYVVTVFWVFLLSLMAEFVLSSMLYVSFDMTRAIILTVGLSFFIILITFLMPKDSEVYDFK; encoded by the coding sequence ATGCGTTACGTGGTGACTGTGTTTTGGGTATTCTTACTTTCTTTAATGGCTGAATTCGTTCTTTCTTCCATGTTATATGTATCATTTGATATGACGCGGGCTATTATTTTAACAGTAGGGTTATCCTTCTTCATTATTTTAATCACTTTCTTGATGCCTAAAGATAGCGAAGTTTATGACTTTAAGTAA
- a CDS encoding DUF3899 domain-containing protein gives MFLRISIYTLIQEAIVFGILLFGKNGVSLSGYIDVAFLVSLITLLIGLLVYIMRSGFLDRVHNGFRSISRKIKREEENEFSDMLLSELVGLRYAGILISALLVMLSSILCMFL, from the coding sequence ATGTTTTTACGAATTTCTATTTATACACTAATTCAAGAAGCTATTGTATTTGGAATCCTGCTTTTTGGAAAAAATGGTGTAAGTTTAAGCGGTTATATAGACGTCGCGTTTCTCGTCTCACTTATTACATTATTAATTGGTTTGCTAGTTTATATTATGAGGAGCGGTTTTTTAGACCGAGTTCATAACGGCTTCCGAAGTATTTCTCGTAAAATCAAACGTGAAGAAGAAAATGAGTTCTCGGATATGCTCCTTTCAGAACTTGTTGGGCTCCGATATGCTGGGATTTTAATTAGCGCACTGCTTGTTATGCTCTCCAGTATTCTCTGTATGTTTTTATGA
- a CDS encoding GW domain-containing glycosaminoglycan-binding protein → MDRKCQLIMKKKFTQILLASAIVSSTLLPFANVGAAEASQTAVSQAGMTLSQQQFIQSIASDAQDLQKEEKILTSVTLAQAILESNWGESGLSTSANNLFGIKGSYEGSSVSMGTQEFSNGKAYHTQADFRKYPDKKSSLVDHAQLFINGVSGNPDLYSAVIGETDYKKAAHAIQDAGYATDPTYAEKLISTIETYNLDDYDQIYDTVTSSESQLAYAEITKPANEIIWTKPYNTKGAEQVGSAKDYQSKTLRITQKAVTEKGTWYQLQDQGKSIGWINSNTVTIFYTPKNETNMKLDKYVTDSDQKIYAYPVEDNSKVVADLNDYLGQELDIDRRADVKNEYWYRIKSDDGKIIGWSKAGGFAENNPNKALEVK, encoded by the coding sequence TTGGATAGGAAGTGCCAACTGATAATGAAAAAGAAATTCACGCAGATTTTACTAGCAAGTGCTATCGTAAGTTCCACCTTGTTACCTTTTGCTAACGTAGGAGCGGCAGAAGCAAGCCAAACCGCAGTGAGTCAGGCAGGAATGACTTTATCACAACAGCAATTTATACAATCAATTGCTAGCGATGCACAAGATTTACAAAAAGAAGAAAAAATATTAACGAGTGTTACTTTAGCTCAAGCCATCTTAGAATCCAATTGGGGTGAAAGTGGCTTATCAACTTCTGCTAACAACTTGTTTGGAATTAAAGGCAGCTATGAAGGAAGTTCAGTTTCAATGGGTACACAAGAATTTAGCAATGGTAAAGCTTATCATACACAAGCTGATTTCAGAAAATACCCTGATAAAAAATCATCATTAGTCGATCATGCACAACTTTTTATTAATGGAGTATCTGGAAATCCAGATTTATATTCTGCGGTTATCGGAGAAACAGACTATAAAAAAGCAGCCCATGCGATTCAAGATGCTGGATATGCAACTGACCCGACTTATGCAGAAAAACTAATTTCTACTATAGAAACATATAATTTAGATGATTATGATCAAATTTACGATACAGTAACCTCATCAGAGAGCCAATTGGCTTATGCTGAAATAACAAAACCCGCTAACGAAATTATTTGGACAAAACCTTATAACACAAAAGGCGCAGAACAAGTAGGAAGTGCCAAAGATTACCAAAGTAAAACGCTACGAATAACTCAAAAAGCAGTTACCGAAAAAGGTACTTGGTATCAACTTCAAGATCAAGGCAAATCAATTGGATGGATAAATAGTAATACAGTGACTATTTTTTACACCCCTAAAAATGAAACAAATATGAAACTAGATAAATATGTAACTGACTCAGATCAAAAAATCTATGCATACCCTGTAGAAGATAATTCTAAAGTCGTAGCAGATTTAAATGATTATTTAGGTCAAGAACTAGATATTGACCGCCGAGCAGATGTGAAAAATGAGTATTGGTACCGTATCAAATCAGATGATGGTAAAATAATTGGCTGGTCTAAAGCTGGTGGATTTGCTGAAAATAATCCAAATAAAGCACTTGAAGTAAAATAA
- a CDS encoding MarR family winged helix-turn-helix transcriptional regulator, producing MDTNTRILEEQLCFSVYNASKQFTKLYREALDPFQLTYPQYITLLVLWEGEKQTVTDLGKRLALDSGTLTPMLKRMENLGYVTRSRHPEDERRVYIELTEKAIEIQPAVLKSVDTCLQLLGFEEQDYTQLLTKLQALTNQLGGIGNEKTL from the coding sequence TTGGACACGAACACGCGTATATTAGAGGAACAGCTTTGTTTTTCTGTTTACAATGCATCCAAACAATTTACCAAACTCTACCGCGAAGCACTAGATCCGTTCCAACTTACCTATCCACAATATATTACGTTACTTGTTTTATGGGAAGGTGAAAAACAAACGGTTACTGATCTTGGAAAAAGATTAGCTTTAGACAGCGGGACATTAACACCAATGTTAAAACGAATGGAGAATTTGGGATATGTAACACGGAGTCGTCATCCGGAAGATGAACGCCGTGTCTATATTGAACTAACAGAAAAAGCAATAGAAATACAACCCGCTGTGTTAAAAAGCGTGGACACTTGCCTTCAATTACTAGGTTTCGAGGAACAAGATTACACACAATTACTTACTAAATTACAAGCACTTACTAATCAATTAGGAGGAATAGGAAATGAAAAAACTTTATGA
- the fabF gene encoding beta-ketoacyl-ACP synthase II: MDRRRVVVTGIGAVTPIGNDAETSWENAKKGVNGVAEMTRLNPDDFPVKIAAELKDFDVEKYLEKKEARKMDRFTHYAIASAEMAVQDSGLIIDDSNATRVGVWIGSGIGGMETFETQYEVFLNRGHRRVSPFFVPMMIPDMGSGQVSIRFGAKGINSTTVTACATATNSIGDAFKVIERGDADAMITGGAEAPITKMSLAGFTANKALSLNPDPETACRPFDKDRDGFIIGEGAGVVILEEYEHAKARGAKIYAEVVGYGATGDAYHITAPAPNGEGAARAMKMAIDDAGLTPDKVDYINAHGTSTPYNDEYETQAIKTVFGEHAKKLAISSTKSMTGHTLGASGGIEAIFALLSIRDNIIAPTIHLENQDEVCDLDYVPNKAREAEVNVVMSNSFGFGGHNATLVFKRIED, from the coding sequence ATGGATAGAAGAAGAGTAGTTGTTACTGGTATTGGAGCAGTTACACCAATTGGGAATGATGCAGAAACTTCGTGGGAAAACGCAAAAAAAGGTGTCAATGGTGTTGCAGAAATGACAAGACTTAATCCGGATGACTTTCCGGTTAAAATTGCAGCAGAATTAAAAGACTTTGATGTAGAAAAATATTTAGAGAAAAAAGAAGCTCGTAAAATGGACCGTTTCACCCACTATGCCATTGCAAGTGCTGAAATGGCTGTACAAGATTCTGGCTTAATTATTGATGATTCCAATGCCACTCGTGTTGGTGTATGGATTGGATCCGGTATCGGTGGAATGGAAACATTCGAAACGCAATATGAAGTTTTCCTAAATCGTGGACATCGTCGCGTTAGTCCGTTCTTTGTACCAATGATGATTCCGGATATGGGTTCAGGACAAGTTTCGATTCGTTTTGGAGCAAAAGGAATTAACTCTACTACAGTAACAGCATGTGCGACTGCAACCAACTCTATCGGTGACGCATTTAAAGTTATCGAACGCGGGGATGCAGATGCAATGATTACTGGTGGAGCAGAGGCGCCAATTACAAAAATGTCACTAGCAGGATTTACAGCAAATAAAGCTTTATCATTAAACCCAGACCCAGAAACAGCATGTCGTCCATTTGATAAAGACCGTGATGGTTTTATTATTGGTGAAGGTGCTGGGGTTGTAATTTTAGAAGAATATGAACATGCAAAAGCTCGTGGTGCTAAAATTTATGCAGAAGTTGTTGGTTACGGTGCAACAGGTGATGCATATCATATTACTGCACCAGCGCCAAATGGTGAAGGCGCTGCACGTGCAATGAAAATGGCGATTGACGATGCGGGACTTACTCCTGACAAAGTTGACTACATTAACGCGCACGGAACAAGTACTCCTTACAATGATGAATACGAAACACAAGCGATTAAAACTGTGTTCGGTGAGCATGCGAAGAAATTGGCTATTAGCTCTACCAAATCAATGACAGGACATACTTTAGGTGCATCAGGTGGTATTGAAGCTATTTTTGCTTTATTAAGTATTCGTGATAATATTATCGCGCCAACAATCCACTTGGAAAATCAAGATGAAGTTTGTGACTTGGACTATGTTCCAAACAAAGCTCGTGAAGCAGAAGTAAATGTCGTAATGTCTAACTCTTTTGGCTTCGGTGGCCACAATGCGACACTAGTATTCAAAAGAATAGAAGACTAA
- a CDS encoding organic hydroperoxide resistance protein: MKKLYETTVINTGGRSGEVHSPDNVFYFEISAPTELGGDGGGGTNPEQLFAAGYGACFNSALELVLGKAGIEAKSTVTATVSLYSDPEDNGFKIGVLLEGTIEGQDKEKTEELLKKAHEVCPYSKATRGNIDVEIKVG; encoded by the coding sequence ATGAAAAAACTTTATGAAACAACGGTTATTAACACTGGTGGAAGAAGCGGTGAAGTACATTCTCCAGATAACGTATTTTATTTTGAAATCTCAGCACCAACAGAACTTGGTGGAGACGGCGGCGGTGGAACAAACCCTGAGCAATTATTTGCAGCAGGATATGGAGCTTGTTTCAATAGTGCATTAGAATTAGTACTTGGAAAAGCTGGAATTGAAGCTAAGAGTACTGTAACAGCGACTGTAAGCTTGTATAGCGACCCAGAAGACAATGGTTTCAAAATCGGAGTATTATTAGAAGGAACTATTGAAGGACAAGATAAAGAAAAAACAGAAGAACTTCTTAAAAAAGCACATGAAGTTTGTCCTTACTCTAAAGCTACTCGCGGTAACATTGATGTGGAAATTAAAGTAGGTTAA
- the gpmA gene encoding 2,3-diphosphoglycerate-dependent phosphoglycerate mutase — protein MKLVLIRHGQSEWNKLNLFTGWHDVDLSEEGVVEAMTAGKRIKEAGLEFDVAFTSVLTRAIKTLNYVLEESDQMWVPVHKSWRLNERHYGALQGLNKQETAEKYGADQVQKWRRSYDTLPPLLEENDERQAKNDRRYQLLDTHAIPSGENLKVTLERVIPYWMDTIAPEIKAGRRVVIAAHGNSLRALVKFLEGISDDEIMELEIPTGVPLVYELNDDLKPVNKYYLDK, from the coding sequence ATGAAATTAGTATTAATTCGTCATGGTCAAAGTGAATGGAACAAATTGAATTTATTTACTGGTTGGCATGATGTTGACTTATCAGAAGAAGGCGTTGTAGAAGCAATGACAGCAGGAAAACGGATTAAAGAAGCTGGCTTGGAATTTGATGTAGCTTTTACTTCCGTTTTAACTAGAGCTATTAAAACGCTTAATTATGTTTTAGAAGAATCTGATCAAATGTGGGTTCCAGTCCATAAATCATGGCGTTTAAACGAACGACATTACGGAGCGCTTCAAGGACTTAATAAACAAGAAACTGCTGAAAAATACGGCGCAGACCAAGTACAAAAATGGCGCAGAAGCTACGATACTCTTCCACCATTATTAGAAGAAAACGACGAAAGACAAGCGAAAAATGATCGCCGTTATCAACTTCTTGATACCCATGCAATTCCATCGGGTGAAAACTTGAAAGTAACCTTAGAACGAGTTATTCCTTACTGGATGGATACAATTGCACCAGAAATTAAAGCAGGACGTCGTGTAGTTATTGCAGCTCACGGTAATAGTTTACGCGCCTTGGTAAAATTCTTAGAAGGTATTAGTGATGACGAAATTATGGAACTTGAAATCCCAACAGGTGTACCGCTTGTATATGAATTAAACGATGATTTAAAACCAGTTAATAAATATTACTTGGATAAATAA
- the trpS gene encoding tryptophan--tRNA ligase — MKKVIFSGIQPSGQLTLGNYIGALKQFGQFQDEYECFYCIVDEHAITVPQDRLKLREQTRSLAALYLAVGLDPEKATLFIQSEVAAHAQAAWILQCNVYIGELERMTQFKDKSDGKAGVSAGLLTYPPLMAADILLYQTNLVPVGEDQKQHIELTRDLAERFNKKHADIFTMPEVFIPKQGARVMSLQDPTKKMSKSDANLKNAIFLLDPPATIRKKIKSAVTDSSGIIEYNKEEKPGVSNLLTIYSVITGETIANIEEKYVGKGYGDFKTDLAELVVAELEPIQERYYAYLESEELDNILDAGAEKAARVANKTLKKMENGVGLGRKRRK; from the coding sequence ATGAAAAAAGTAATATTTTCCGGCATTCAACCTAGTGGACAACTAACTTTAGGAAATTATATTGGCGCTTTAAAACAGTTTGGACAGTTTCAAGATGAATATGAATGTTTTTATTGTATCGTAGACGAACACGCTATTACGGTACCTCAAGATCGACTAAAACTACGCGAACAAACAAGAAGCCTTGCCGCTCTTTATTTAGCCGTTGGACTTGATCCTGAAAAAGCAACGTTATTTATTCAATCTGAGGTTGCAGCTCACGCACAAGCTGCTTGGATTTTACAATGTAACGTTTATATTGGCGAATTAGAACGTATGACACAGTTTAAAGATAAATCAGACGGTAAAGCTGGTGTGAGTGCTGGACTGTTAACTTACCCTCCATTAATGGCTGCGGATATTCTACTTTATCAAACAAACTTAGTACCTGTTGGTGAAGACCAAAAACAACATATTGAGTTAACTCGTGATTTAGCAGAAAGATTCAATAAAAAGCATGCTGATATTTTCACGATGCCTGAAGTATTTATCCCTAAACAAGGCGCTAGAGTTATGTCGCTTCAAGACCCAACGAAAAAAATGAGTAAATCTGATGCAAACTTAAAAAATGCGATTTTCTTATTAGATCCACCTGCTACAATCAGAAAAAAAATCAAAAGCGCTGTTACTGACTCTAGTGGTATCATTGAATATAACAAAGAAGAAAAACCTGGTGTCTCTAACTTACTAACGATCTATTCCGTTATCACAGGTGAAACAATCGCTAATATAGAAGAAAAATATGTTGGTAAAGGCTATGGTGACTTTAAAACAGATTTAGCAGAGTTAGTTGTTGCTGAACTTGAGCCAATCCAAGAACGATATTACGCTTACTTAGAATCTGAAGAACTGGATAATATTTTAGATGCAGGGGCAGAAAAAGCGGCTCGTGTTGCTAATAAAACATTGAAGAAAATGGAAAATGGTGTTGGACTAGGACGCAAACGCAGAAAATAA